Proteins encoded in a region of the Chloroflexota bacterium genome:
- a CDS encoding ribulose-phosphate 3-epimerase has product MPVHIAPSLASAPLDRLGQIIAELEAAGVDSLHFDIEDGSFVPLMTLGTKVIADLRPLTKLPFDVHLMMVNPEWLLADLVKMGANRISVHYEACLYPRRVLRQIVSLGATAGIALNPATPLPDLRYLRPYLSFVLVLTTEPEGPDCPFLPEVLAKVRTGKQTAGLKGIEWVADGGINPQNLAEVVQAGVDTIVVGRAIFQDDRIAANVRALREAA; this is encoded by the coding sequence ATGCCGGTCCACATTGCGCCCTCGCTTGCCTCCGCCCCCCTTGATCGGCTTGGCCAGATCATCGCTGAACTGGAGGCTGCCGGAGTTGACTCACTTCACTTTGATATCGAGGACGGCTCATTTGTTCCGCTCATGACCCTGGGGACGAAGGTCATCGCCGATCTGCGTCCACTGACGAAGTTGCCTTTCGATGTTCACCTGATGATGGTGAATCCGGAGTGGCTGTTGGCAGACCTCGTCAAAATGGGTGCCAATCGCATCTCCGTTCACTACGAGGCCTGTCTGTACCCACGCCGTGTCCTGCGTCAGATCGTCTCACTTGGAGCCACAGCCGGGATCGCTCTCAACCCGGCCACGCCACTCCCCGACTTACGGTACTTGCGTCCTTACTTGTCGTTTGTTCTGGTGTTGACTACCGAGCCCGAGGGCCCCGATTGCCCCTTCCTGCCCGAGGTGTTGGCCAAAGTGCGTACGGGCAAACAGACTGCGGGCCTAAAAGGGATCGAATGGGTTGCGGATGGCGGCATCAACCCACAGAACCTGGCGGAGGTTGTTCAGGCTGGTGTGGATACGATTGTCGTCGGCCGGGCGATCTTCCAGGACGACAGGATCGCAGCGAACGTGCGCGCTCTGCGGGAGGCAGCCTAA
- a CDS encoding BtpA/SgcQ family protein: MSWLHNVFGTDKPIIAMCHLRALPGDPGYDPQKGLAWVCERAREDLLALQSGGVDAVLFSNEFSLPYLTRVETITVACMASIIAELKPEIKVPYGVNVLWDPMASIDLAMATGAQFVREVFTGVYGSDFGLWDTNAGEVIRHQHAIAAGHIRLFFNIVPESAAYLGDRQIADIARSTVFNARPDALCVSGLTAGAETSTQILKLVKDAVPDVPVFANTGVRLENIADQLAIADGAIIGTAFKKEGNTWNAVDVDSVRAIMQKVKELRKA, encoded by the coding sequence GTGTCTTGGTTACACAATGTTTTCGGTACGGATAAACCCATCATCGCTATGTGTCACTTGCGGGCGCTGCCTGGTGATCCGGGTTATGACCCACAGAAGGGCCTGGCCTGGGTTTGCGAGCGCGCCCGCGAAGACTTATTAGCCCTGCAAAGCGGCGGTGTGGATGCAGTGCTATTCTCCAATGAGTTCAGCCTGCCGTATCTGACACGGGTCGAGACCATCACCGTGGCTTGCATGGCGAGCATCATCGCGGAGTTGAAGCCCGAGATCAAGGTTCCCTACGGCGTGAATGTGTTGTGGGACCCGATGGCTTCCATTGACCTTGCTATGGCAACGGGAGCGCAGTTCGTGCGTGAGGTTTTCACTGGCGTCTATGGTTCGGACTTCGGGCTGTGGGACACGAACGCCGGCGAAGTCATCCGTCACCAGCACGCCATTGCCGCAGGGCACATACGCCTTTTCTTTAACATCGTACCCGAATCAGCGGCTTATCTGGGTGACCGACAAATCGCCGACATTGCTCGCTCAACGGTATTCAATGCGCGCCCAGACGCGTTGTGTGTCTCAGGCCTGACTGCCGGTGCCGAGACCTCCACCCAGATCCTGAAACTCGTTAAGGACGCCGTGCCCGATGTGCCAGTCTTCGCCAATACCGGCGTGCGGCTGGAGAATATCGCCGACCAACTGGCGATTGCCGATGGCGCGATCATCGGCACGGCCTTCAAAAAAGAGGGCAACACCTGGAACGCAGTGGATGTTGACAGCGTCAGGGCCATTATGCAGAAAGTGAAAGAACTGCGAAAGGCCTGA